One Paenibacillus riograndensis SBR5 DNA segment encodes these proteins:
- a CDS encoding 1-deoxy-D-xylulose-5-phosphate reductoisomerase — protein MKKISILGSTGSIGTQTLDVIAMHPDAFEVDGLSAGSNTALLLEQVRRFKPRRVSVSTKELAEEIRSSLPPGVELFSGNEGMVEIAAGGEADTVVTAVMGSVGLRSTLAAIEAGRHIGLANKETLVTAGHLVTELAERKGVQLLPVDSEHSAIFQCLNGENREDIACITLTASGGSFRDYTRDQLKHVTVADALRHPNWSMGAKITIDSATMVNKGLEVIEAHWLFGLPYEQIQVLLHPESIIHSYVEFRDSSIIAQLGNPDMRVPIQYALTYPDRWASPAKRLSLAEAQRLTFREMDYARFPALKLAIECGKAGGTATTAFNAANEIAVARFLRDEIPFLRIEEIIEEVLQHHELAAHPNLEQIEDCDRAARELAGKL, from the coding sequence GATGCCTTCGAAGTGGACGGGCTCTCGGCAGGCAGCAATACAGCCCTGCTCCTGGAACAGGTCCGGCGCTTCAAGCCGCGCCGTGTTTCTGTGTCCACGAAAGAACTGGCCGAGGAGATTAGGTCCAGTCTTCCGCCAGGCGTTGAACTGTTCAGCGGAAACGAAGGAATGGTGGAGATTGCAGCCGGAGGCGAAGCGGACACCGTTGTGACGGCCGTGATGGGCAGTGTAGGTCTGCGGTCAACGCTTGCGGCTATAGAAGCCGGACGTCATATTGGACTTGCCAATAAGGAGACGCTTGTAACAGCCGGACATCTGGTAACAGAGCTGGCTGAACGCAAAGGCGTTCAACTGCTGCCGGTCGACAGCGAGCATTCCGCTATATTTCAATGTCTGAACGGTGAGAACCGTGAAGACATTGCCTGCATCACCCTTACTGCTTCAGGCGGCTCTTTCCGTGACTATACACGGGATCAGCTGAAGCATGTTACGGTTGCAGATGCGCTCCGCCATCCCAACTGGAGCATGGGGGCCAAAATCACGATTGATTCTGCCACCATGGTTAATAAAGGGCTGGAAGTCATTGAAGCCCACTGGCTGTTTGGCCTGCCGTATGAACAGATTCAGGTGCTGCTGCATCCGGAGAGCATTATCCATTCCTACGTGGAGTTCCGGGACAGCAGTATTATTGCCCAGCTGGGCAACCCGGATATGCGGGTGCCTATCCAGTATGCGCTCACTTATCCGGACCGCTGGGCTTCACCGGCGAAACGGCTGTCTTTGGCAGAAGCTCAGCGCCTAACTTTCCGGGAAATGGATTATGCGCGTTTTCCGGCCTTGAAGCTTGCGATCGAGTGCGGCAAGGCCGGCGGGACAGCTACCACTGCGTTTAATGCTGCTAACGAAATCGCGGTTGCCCGCTTCCTGCGTGATGAAATTCCTTTTTTGCGGATTGAAGAGATTATTGAAGAAGTGCTTCAGCATCATGAACTGGCAGCCCATCCGAATCTGGAACAAATTGAGGACTGTGACCGGGCAGCCCGTGAGCTCGCGGGCAAGCTATAA
- the nusA gene encoding transcription termination factor NusA, which yields MSMDFIEAMNELEREKGISKDVLFEAIEAALISSYKRNFNAAQNVRVDMNRNTGVIKVFARKLIVEEVLDARTEISLMSAREINPHFQLEDIAELEVTPRDFGRIAAQTAKQVVTQRIREAERGLIYNAFIDKEDDIVTGLVQRQDMRNIYVDLGKIEAVLPLSELMPGEKFKQSERIKAYITKVENTTKGPQIMLSRSHPGLLKRLFELEVPEIFDGVVEIRSVAREAGFRSKIAVFSRNPEVDPVGSCVGPRGTRVQTIVTELRGEKIDIVRYSDTVQEYVANALSPSKVLEVQVFEAEKMARVIVPDYQLSLAIGIKGQNARLAAKLTGWKIDIKSESQAEQEYGRPRTSNDEMHQDSVSID from the coding sequence ATGAGTATGGATTTTATCGAAGCTATGAATGAACTGGAAAGAGAGAAGGGCATCAGCAAGGATGTGTTGTTCGAAGCCATTGAAGCTGCGCTGATCTCAAGCTATAAACGCAACTTCAATGCCGCGCAGAATGTGCGTGTGGACATGAACCGCAACACAGGCGTAATCAAGGTGTTCGCCCGCAAGCTGATTGTCGAGGAAGTGCTGGATGCCCGCACCGAAATCTCGCTGATGTCCGCGCGTGAGATCAACCCGCATTTCCAGCTGGAGGATATCGCCGAGCTTGAAGTAACGCCGCGTGATTTCGGCCGCATTGCCGCTCAGACGGCCAAGCAAGTCGTGACCCAGCGCATTCGTGAAGCGGAGCGCGGATTGATCTATAATGCTTTTATCGACAAGGAAGATGACATTGTTACCGGCCTAGTGCAGCGTCAGGATATGCGCAACATCTATGTGGACCTGGGCAAAATCGAAGCAGTGCTGCCGCTCAGCGAACTGATGCCGGGTGAGAAATTCAAGCAAAGCGAACGTATCAAGGCCTATATCACCAAGGTTGAGAACACGACCAAAGGGCCGCAGATCATGCTGTCCCGCAGTCATCCCGGACTCTTGAAACGCCTGTTCGAGCTTGAGGTTCCGGAAATTTTTGACGGTGTCGTCGAAATTCGTTCCGTGGCCCGTGAAGCCGGATTCCGTTCCAAGATTGCCGTCTTCTCGCGCAACCCGGAAGTGGACCCGGTCGGTTCATGCGTAGGCCCTAGAGGCACGCGTGTTCAGACAATCGTCACTGAGCTTCGCGGCGAGAAAATTGATATTGTCCGTTATTCCGATACGGTTCAGGAGTATGTGGCGAACGCGCTTAGCCCGTCCAAGGTGCTTGAGGTTCAGGTCTTTGAAGCGGAGAAAATGGCCCGTGTCATTGTTCCTGACTATCAATTGTCGCTGGCCATCGGCATTAAAGGGCAGAATGCCCGCCTTGCCGCCAAGCTGACCGGCTGGAAAATTGATATCAAGAGCGAAAGCCAGGCAGAGCAGGAATACGGCAGACCAAGAACTTCTAATGATGAAATGCATCAGGATTCCGTCTCCATTGACTAA
- the rnpM gene encoding RNase P modulator RnpM — translation MKQRKVPMRKCVASQEMMPKKELIRVVRTPEGEVLIDLTGKKSGRGAYICGKLECFKLAQKNKALDRALKCQVSPEIYAQLARDFASVEEQFLAAKDSEDNE, via the coding sequence ATGAAACAGCGTAAGGTGCCGATGCGCAAATGCGTTGCCAGCCAGGAGATGATGCCCAAAAAAGAGCTGATTCGCGTGGTGAGAACGCCGGAGGGCGAAGTGCTGATTGACCTGACAGGCAAAAAGTCGGGCCGCGGCGCTTATATATGCGGCAAACTGGAATGTTTTAAGCTGGCACAAAAGAACAAGGCGCTTGACCGTGCACTCAAATGTCAAGTGAGTCCGGAAATTTATGCCCAGCTTGCCCGGGATTTTGCATCCGTGGAGGAGCAGTTTCTGGCAGCGAAGGATAGTGAGGACAATGAGTAA
- the rimP gene encoding ribosome maturation factor RimP, giving the protein MSTPKSKIKQTVEQMLGPYLEDNGFELVDVEYVKEGSNWFLRIFVDKEGGIDIDDCGTISEYFSQKLDENDPIPEAYFLEVSSPGAERPLKKAADVAKAVGKDVYVTVYEPIQGLKEFEGRLLSFENEELLISAGKKEHVVPYAKVASARLAIIF; this is encoded by the coding sequence TTGAGCACACCCAAATCCAAAATTAAACAAACGGTAGAGCAGATGCTCGGGCCCTATCTCGAGGACAATGGTTTCGAACTGGTGGACGTTGAATATGTGAAGGAAGGCTCCAACTGGTTTTTGCGCATATTCGTGGACAAAGAAGGCGGCATTGATATTGATGACTGCGGGACCATCAGCGAATATTTCAGCCAGAAGCTGGATGAGAATGATCCTATACCTGAGGCGTATTTCCTTGAGGTTTCCTCGCCGGGTGCTGAACGTCCGCTCAAAAAAGCTGCGGATGTTGCCAAAGCGGTTGGCAAGGACGTCTATGTAACGGTATATGAACCGATTCAAGGACTCAAGGAATTCGAAGGTCGTTTGCTTTCGTTCGAGAACGAGGAACTGCTCATCTCCGCGGGCAAAAAAGAACATGTTGTACCGTACGCCAAAGTCGCCAGTGCGAGATTGGCCATTATTTTTTAA
- the proS gene encoding proline--tRNA ligase, which produces MAKDKQFVTEITPQGEDFSRWYIDVIKKADLMDYSPVRGCIVFKPDGFEIWEHIQEEMNRRFKETGHRNAYFPMFIPESFFQKEKDHIEGFNPELPWVTEAGGDQLEERLAIRPTSETMIGHMYSKWIQSYRDLPVLINQWANVVRWEKRTLPFIRTSEFLWQEGHTAHENETEAREETMQMLEIYRDFVEGYLAIPVITGQKTPSERFAGAVDTYSIEAMMKDGRAVQAGTSHYLGTKFAVAFEIQYLSRDNVLEYVHTTSWGTSTRLIGSMIMVHGDDRGLALPPKVAPTQVIMIPIGPPKTRDAVIGRTDELFKELKSAGIRVRVDDRADVTPGWKFNEYEMRGVPVRLELGPRDMENGVCVLVSRISGEKKVIQQENLVQEVQAMLEQVHNEMFERALKFREDHFYSVDTLDEMKASMEEKRGFALAGWCGSEECESKVKEETGATSRNIPFNPAENKQVCICCGKPAAHTVVFAKAY; this is translated from the coding sequence ATGGCCAAAGATAAACAGTTCGTTACGGAGATCACGCCGCAGGGCGAGGATTTCTCACGCTGGTATATTGATGTAATCAAAAAAGCGGATTTGATGGACTACTCTCCGGTCCGCGGCTGTATAGTGTTCAAACCGGACGGATTTGAAATCTGGGAGCATATCCAGGAGGAAATGAACCGCCGCTTCAAGGAGACCGGGCACCGGAACGCTTATTTTCCAATGTTCATTCCGGAGAGCTTTTTCCAGAAGGAAAAGGATCATATTGAAGGCTTCAACCCCGAACTGCCTTGGGTAACGGAAGCGGGCGGGGATCAATTGGAAGAACGTCTGGCGATCCGTCCGACTTCGGAAACGATGATCGGCCATATGTATTCCAAATGGATTCAGTCTTACCGGGATCTGCCGGTCCTGATCAACCAATGGGCCAACGTAGTCCGCTGGGAGAAACGGACACTGCCTTTCATCCGCACGAGCGAGTTTCTCTGGCAGGAAGGCCACACCGCCCATGAAAATGAGACTGAAGCGCGTGAAGAAACGATGCAGATGCTGGAGATTTACCGTGATTTTGTAGAAGGCTATCTGGCGATACCGGTCATTACCGGCCAGAAGACGCCTTCGGAACGTTTTGCCGGTGCGGTAGATACGTATTCCATTGAAGCGATGATGAAAGACGGGCGTGCCGTTCAGGCCGGAACCTCGCATTATCTGGGCACCAAATTTGCGGTTGCGTTTGAAATCCAGTATCTGAGCCGGGACAACGTGCTTGAGTATGTACATACCACTTCCTGGGGGACAAGCACACGCCTGATCGGTTCGATGATTATGGTTCACGGTGATGACCGCGGGCTTGCACTGCCTCCTAAAGTTGCGCCTACTCAAGTCATTATGATTCCGATCGGCCCTCCCAAAACCCGTGACGCCGTCATTGGCCGGACGGATGAGCTGTTCAAAGAGCTCAAAAGCGCAGGCATCCGGGTGCGTGTGGACGACCGGGCAGATGTGACTCCGGGCTGGAAATTCAATGAGTACGAAATGCGCGGAGTGCCAGTCCGTCTGGAGCTGGGGCCGCGTGATATGGAGAACGGCGTTTGTGTGCTGGTCTCGCGGATCAGCGGTGAGAAGAAGGTTATTCAGCAGGAGAACCTGGTGCAAGAAGTGCAGGCGATGCTGGAGCAGGTGCATAACGAGATGTTCGAGCGCGCGCTGAAATTCCGTGAGGATCATTTTTATTCGGTAGATACGCTCGATGAAATGAAGGCTTCCATGGAAGAGAAACGCGGCTTTGCGCTGGCAGGCTGGTGCGGCTCCGAGGAATGCGAATCCAAGGTCAAGGAAGAAACCGGCGCAACCAGCCGCAACATTCCGTTTAACCCTGCAGAGAACAAGCAAGTCTGCATTTGCTGCGGCAAGCCGGCAGCGCATACGGTTGTTTTTGCCAAAGCCTATTAA
- the rseP gene encoding RIP metalloprotease RseP has translation MEMVRVVFLTVLMFFVLVTVHEWGHYYFAKRAGILVREFAIGFGPKLFSYKRNETQFTLRLLPFGGYARMAGEDPEIIEIGPGQTIAVRLGQDNKVKNIYLDSLDTRRNVIRGEAQYTDLENELKIRLDVDGEVTVYDVHPQAMLIKGNQQTQIAPKDRQFGSKTVGQRAIAIFAGPVMNFLLAFVLFAVHLQMAGIKIENPTYVKIGDVSANMPAEEAGLQKGDIVVSINGEKIGGDYQKMISLTSASKGKEMQWTLQRGEETYNVSMIPRSMEGEEGGKVGITPELPTRKAGFGETITKSGTAMVDTTKLIFIGFKQLINKFNMNDISGPVGTFQMTGQIAQQGIQYLTYWAAILSLYLGIFNLLPIPALDGSRLVFLGVEALRGKPVDPSREGMVHFVGFALLFLVMIAVTYNDILRLISG, from the coding sequence ATGGAAATGGTAAGAGTCGTTTTTTTAACGGTGCTTATGTTCTTTGTACTGGTAACAGTACATGAGTGGGGGCATTATTATTTTGCCAAACGCGCCGGTATTCTCGTGCGGGAATTTGCTATCGGTTTCGGCCCGAAACTGTTTTCTTATAAACGCAATGAAACTCAGTTCACCCTTCGTCTGCTTCCCTTTGGGGGATATGCGCGGATGGCTGGTGAAGACCCGGAGATCATTGAGATTGGCCCCGGGCAGACCATAGCCGTAAGACTCGGACAAGATAACAAAGTCAAGAACATTTACCTGGATTCCCTCGATACACGCAGAAATGTAATCCGTGGGGAAGCGCAGTATACAGATCTGGAGAATGAATTGAAAATCCGCCTTGATGTGGATGGGGAAGTAACTGTCTATGATGTTCATCCCCAAGCCATGCTGATCAAGGGTAACCAGCAGACGCAGATTGCGCCCAAGGACCGCCAGTTTGGCAGCAAAACGGTGGGTCAGCGCGCTATAGCGATTTTTGCCGGACCGGTGATGAACTTCCTGCTGGCCTTTGTACTGTTCGCTGTCCATCTGCAAATGGCCGGAATTAAGATTGAAAACCCTACGTATGTGAAGATTGGTGATGTAAGTGCGAACATGCCGGCAGAAGAAGCCGGACTGCAGAAGGGTGATATCGTCGTATCCATAAACGGGGAGAAAATTGGCGGGGATTATCAGAAGATGATTTCGCTGACGTCAGCGTCCAAAGGCAAGGAAATGCAATGGACCCTTCAGCGCGGCGAAGAAACCTATAATGTATCTATGATTCCCCGCAGCATGGAGGGTGAAGAAGGCGGCAAAGTAGGGATTACCCCTGAACTGCCTACCCGTAAAGCCGGTTTTGGAGAGACGATAACCAAATCAGGCACAGCTATGGTGGATACCACCAAGCTGATCTTCATCGGATTCAAGCAGCTGATCAACAAGTTCAACATGAACGACATCTCCGGTCCTGTAGGCACATTCCAGATGACCGGCCAGATTGCGCAGCAGGGGATTCAATATCTGACCTATTGGGCGGCAATTCTTAGCCTGTACCTGGGAATATTCAATCTGCTGCCTATTCCGGCGCTGGACGGAAGCCGTCTCGTCTTCCTGGGGGTAGAGGCGCTGCGCGGCAAGCCGGTCGATCCAAGCCGGGAAGGCATGGTTCATTTTGTGGGCTTTGCCCTGCTGTTCCTCGTGATGATTGCCGTTACTTATAATGATATATTGCGCCTCATCAGCGGTTGA
- a CDS encoding PolC-type DNA polymerase III, with protein sequence MEQNEERRKRFELLMKQGEIPPAIIDPYFLDGHIERVEISRGNHDWHIVIVKESLVPAQTYRTFVLRMREKLQHIAKVSFLFLYDEKISRAELVQEYWGLFLEWVQREIPSVNGWLTRSTQELQDGTLVLSLNDSMSLELARKKGIEGAIVKFYDKFFGLSLKVKLQITENESKADAYEEFQQKLQQEQRELVEMMMMASEPDEPEDEGDPNEVIKLQVGYEIKEQAVPIIEIQDEEKKITIQGTIFGLESKELRNGNTLFTFCITDFTDSLQIKMFAKTKEDLKIMGQLANGKWVRARGKVEYDRFMQIPELVMIPSDLCEVQAPPARKDLAPVKRVEFHLHTTMSTMDAVTPIDAYVKTAAKWGHPAIAVSDHGVVQSFPDADHAAHKHKIKMLYGVEANVVNDSVNIVENPQPLDLKKATYVVFDIETTGLSITRNNITELAAVKMCEGKELDRYTTFVNPHEKIPYHIQQLTNITDEMVKDAPDLEPVLEEFVEFVGDSVLVAHNARFDMGFIQASLTKLGKPVLPNPSLDTLELARLLFPSMKNHRLNTLADKYKVLLESHHRAVDDTVALGGILNGLLADAEKLKNITRLERLNDYVGNDLSNVRPFHCGIYALNPAGKKNLYKLISMSHTEYYKRVPCIPKSKLEEHRDGLLVISGCERGEFFEAVLNKTTEEAMEVAQFYDVLEIQPLTMYMHLVDKGFVASPEDLRDVVRKICEIGEQMNKPVIATGNVHYLEPRDKLFRDITIHGITGFSPLKDQRKPDAHFRTTDEMLAEFEFLGAEKALEVVVTNTVALAERFEEYPLFPSELFTPIIEGADEEIRNTCYNTAKSIYGEELPEVVVARLEKELAPIIKYGFSANYLISERLVKKSNQDGYLVGSRGSVGSSVVATFLGISEVNPLPAHYICVNPECRHSEWFLDGSVPSGFDLPDKDCPNCGGKLRGEGQDIPFETFLGFKGDKVPDIDLNFSGEYQPNAHNFTKTMFGPDNVFRAGTIGTVAEKTAFGFTKKYEEHHQKRWRGAEVGRLAAGCTGVKRSTGQHPGGIVVLPDYMEIEDITPVQYPADDVTAEWKTTHFDYHAFDANLLKLDILGHDDPTMMRMLQDLTGVDPTTIPMNDPKVMSMFNSTEALGVSPEQIRTPVATYGVPEMGTKFVRQMLVESKPSSFADLLQISGLSHGTGVWLGNAQELIKNNTCNIKTVIGCRDDIMLYLIYKAGMDAGLAFKITESVRKGKGLSAEWIEEMKKCKVPGWYIDSCLKIQYMFPKAHAAAYVISAVRTAYFKLYHPIEYYATYFSVRAADFDIELCCKGYEAIGRQIVEIEQKGFQALPKEKAMLPVLEMALEMTARGFTFKNIDLYRSDATKFTVDGTSLIPPFSSLAGIGENAAINIAAAKEAGEFLSIEDFQQKSKASKTVVELLNGMGCFRGLPESNQLSLF encoded by the coding sequence ATGGAACAGAACGAGGAGAGAAGAAAGCGGTTCGAGCTTTTGATGAAGCAGGGAGAAATTCCGCCCGCAATCATTGATCCCTACTTCTTGGACGGACACATTGAACGTGTGGAGATCAGCCGCGGCAATCATGATTGGCATATTGTTATTGTCAAAGAAAGTTTGGTTCCGGCCCAGACGTACCGGACCTTTGTACTCAGAATGCGTGAGAAGCTGCAGCATATTGCCAAAGTCAGCTTTTTGTTCCTATATGATGAAAAAATCAGCAGAGCGGAGCTTGTGCAGGAATATTGGGGGCTTTTTCTGGAATGGGTGCAGCGGGAGATTCCTTCTGTGAATGGCTGGCTGACGCGTTCCACTCAAGAACTGCAGGACGGTACGCTGGTGCTGAGCCTGAACGATTCCATGTCGCTCGAATTGGCCCGTAAAAAAGGCATCGAAGGCGCGATTGTGAAATTTTACGATAAATTTTTCGGCCTCTCCCTGAAGGTTAAGCTGCAGATTACCGAGAATGAGAGCAAAGCGGATGCCTATGAGGAATTCCAGCAGAAGCTGCAGCAGGAGCAACGGGAGCTGGTGGAAATGATGATGATGGCCAGCGAGCCGGACGAGCCTGAAGACGAAGGGGATCCGAACGAAGTGATCAAGCTCCAGGTAGGGTATGAGATCAAGGAGCAGGCTGTACCGATCATTGAAATCCAGGATGAAGAAAAGAAAATCACAATCCAGGGAACCATCTTCGGCCTTGAGAGTAAAGAGCTGCGCAACGGCAATACGCTGTTCACTTTCTGCATCACGGACTTTACGGATTCGCTGCAAATCAAAATGTTTGCCAAGACGAAGGAAGATCTGAAGATCATGGGCCAACTGGCGAACGGCAAATGGGTCAGAGCACGCGGCAAAGTGGAATACGACCGTTTTATGCAGATTCCCGAGCTGGTCATGATTCCTTCAGATCTGTGCGAGGTGCAGGCGCCTCCTGCCCGTAAAGATCTGGCTCCGGTGAAACGGGTAGAATTCCATCTGCATACGACAATGAGCACGATGGATGCGGTCACACCGATTGATGCCTATGTCAAAACAGCCGCAAAATGGGGGCATCCGGCGATCGCCGTCTCGGATCACGGTGTCGTCCAGAGTTTCCCGGATGCAGATCATGCCGCCCACAAGCACAAAATCAAAATGCTCTACGGGGTGGAAGCCAATGTCGTTAATGATTCGGTGAATATTGTCGAGAATCCGCAGCCGCTTGACCTGAAGAAAGCTACTTATGTTGTGTTCGATATCGAGACCACCGGTTTGTCGATTACGCGCAATAATATTACAGAGCTGGCGGCTGTCAAAATGTGTGAAGGCAAGGAGCTGGACCGTTATACGACATTCGTCAATCCGCATGAAAAAATCCCGTACCATATTCAGCAGCTGACCAACATCACCGATGAAATGGTGAAGGATGCTCCGGATCTGGAGCCTGTGCTGGAGGAGTTCGTGGAATTTGTCGGGGACAGCGTCCTGGTCGCCCATAATGCCAGATTTGATATGGGGTTTATCCAGGCATCACTGACAAAGCTGGGCAAGCCGGTATTGCCGAACCCCTCGCTGGATACCCTGGAGCTGGCCCGTCTCTTGTTCCCAAGCATGAAGAACCACCGGCTGAACACATTGGCGGATAAATATAAAGTTCTGCTGGAGAGCCATCACCGTGCGGTGGATGATACCGTGGCACTGGGGGGCATTTTGAACGGCTTGCTGGCTGACGCGGAAAAGCTGAAGAACATCACCCGTCTGGAGCGGCTGAATGATTATGTCGGCAACGATCTCTCCAATGTCCGGCCGTTCCACTGCGGTATATATGCACTTAATCCGGCTGGGAAAAAGAACCTGTATAAGCTGATTTCCATGTCACATACAGAATATTACAAGCGCGTGCCTTGCATTCCAAAATCCAAGCTTGAAGAGCACAGGGATGGCTTGCTGGTGATTTCCGGGTGTGAACGGGGAGAGTTTTTCGAAGCGGTGCTGAACAAGACCACTGAAGAAGCGATGGAAGTCGCGCAATTTTACGATGTGCTTGAGATCCAGCCGCTGACCATGTACATGCACCTGGTGGATAAGGGGTTTGTGGCCAGTCCGGAGGATTTGCGTGACGTTGTGCGCAAAATCTGTGAGATTGGCGAACAGATGAACAAGCCGGTTATTGCCACCGGAAATGTACATTATCTGGAGCCGCGGGACAAGCTGTTCCGCGATATTACGATTCATGGCATCACCGGCTTCAGCCCGCTGAAGGACCAGCGTAAGCCGGACGCCCATTTCCGTACGACGGATGAAATGCTGGCTGAATTTGAATTCCTCGGTGCGGAAAAAGCGCTGGAGGTTGTTGTTACTAACACTGTAGCGCTGGCTGAGCGTTTTGAGGAATATCCGCTTTTCCCGAGCGAGCTGTTCACACCTATTATTGAAGGTGCCGACGAAGAAATCCGCAATACCTGCTACAATACAGCCAAATCCATCTATGGGGAAGAGCTGCCTGAGGTCGTCGTCGCCCGGCTCGAAAAAGAACTTGCCCCGATTATCAAATACGGCTTCTCTGCCAACTATCTGATCTCGGAACGGCTGGTAAAAAAATCGAATCAGGACGGCTATCTGGTAGGCTCCCGTGGTTCCGTAGGATCGTCTGTAGTAGCAACCTTCCTTGGGATCTCTGAGGTAAATCCGCTGCCGGCGCATTATATCTGTGTCAATCCGGAATGCCGGCACAGCGAGTGGTTCCTTGACGGCAGTGTGCCGAGCGGCTTCGACCTCCCGGACAAGGATTGCCCGAACTGTGGAGGCAAGCTCAGAGGTGAAGGGCAGGATATTCCTTTTGAAACCTTCCTCGGGTTCAAGGGAGATAAGGTTCCCGATATCGATCTTAACTTTTCGGGTGAATATCAGCCGAATGCCCATAATTTCACCAAGACTATGTTTGGACCGGACAATGTTTTCCGGGCAGGTACGATCGGTACAGTAGCCGAAAAAACTGCCTTCGGCTTCACAAAGAAATACGAGGAGCATCATCAGAAGCGCTGGCGCGGAGCCGAGGTCGGGCGTCTGGCGGCAGGCTGCACAGGGGTGAAACGGAGCACAGGCCAGCATCCCGGCGGGATCGTCGTTTTGCCGGATTATATGGAGATCGAAGATATTACGCCGGTGCAGTACCCTGCGGATGACGTCACTGCCGAATGGAAGACAACCCATTTCGATTACCACGCGTTCGATGCGAACCTGCTGAAGCTCGATATTCTGGGACACGATGATCCGACCATGATGCGTATGCTTCAGGATTTGACGGGCGTGGACCCGACGACCATTCCGATGAATGATCCCAAGGTGATGAGCATGTTCAACTCCACGGAGGCGCTTGGAGTCAGTCCCGAGCAGATCCGCACACCGGTAGCCACGTATGGAGTGCCGGAGATGGGGACCAAATTTGTCCGGCAGATGCTTGTAGAGTCGAAGCCGTCAAGCTTTGCCGACCTGCTGCAGATCTCCGGGCTGTCCCACGGAACAGGGGTATGGCTGGGGAACGCACAGGAGCTTATCAAGAACAACACCTGCAACATCAAGACGGTTATCGGCTGCCGGGATGATATCATGCTCTACCTGATCTACAAGGCGGGAATGGACGCAGGCCTGGCCTTCAAAATTACCGAGAGTGTCCGTAAGGGCAAGGGCTTGTCCGCCGAATGGATCGAGGAAATGAAGAAATGCAAGGTTCCCGGATGGTATATTGATTCCTGTCTGAAGATCCAGTACATGTTCCCGAAGGCGCATGCTGCCGCCTATGTTATTTCCGCAGTACGAACCGCTTACTTCAAGCTGTATCATCCTATTGAATATTATGCGACCTATTTTTCGGTCCGGGCGGCCGATTTTGACATTGAATTATGCTGCAAAGGCTATGAGGCGATCGGCCGGCAAATCGTAGAAATTGAGCAGAAAGGCTTCCAGGCGCTGCCGAAGGAAAAAGCGATGCTGCCTGTGCTGGAAATGGCCCTGGAGATGACCGCTCGCGGCTTCACCTTCAAGAATATCGATTTGTACCGTTCCGACGCCACCAAATTTACCGTCGACGGCACCAGCCTGATTCCTCCGTTCTCTTCTCTGGCGGGGATCGGGGAGAATGCTGCCATTAATATCGCTGCCGCCAAGGAAGCGGGAGAGTTTCTGTCCATTGAAGATTTCCAGCAGAAGTCGAAGGCGAGCAAAACGGTTGTCGAACTGCTGAACGGCATGGGCTGCTTCCGCGGATTGCCGGAGAGCAACCAGCTTTCACTATTTTAA